The DNA window GCGACGACCCGGTCCATCGCAGCCCGGTCGGTCGCGGTCGCCCCCGACGGGTATCCCGACAGGGCGAACGCGGGCTTGAGCCGGAGGCGCGTGCCGAGTGCGGGGGCATTGACGTTCGTGCTCGTCGTCGCCAGGTGCGACGCCGGGTAGACGAACCCGTTAACGCCTCTCGTCGTGACGCGGAAGGCGTGCCGGATCGGACTCCCCGAATAGACCTCGGGATACCGGACGAGCCCGGGAAGGATGGCGAGGCCGGCCGCGTCGCCGCTCGTCCAGCCGAAAGGCCTCCGGGCGTTCGATTCGAGGCTCCAGGCGGCGCCCGACCCGGCCTCCCACGAGCAGGTCGGGGAGCCCGCCGGCAGGCAGCGCAGGTTCCAGAGCTCGAAGAGGAGTTTGTTGTCCCGGTCGACGATGAGCATGTGCTTGTCGCCCCCCGGGTTCTCGTTTCCCGGCGATCCCCCCTCGATCCACTTCGCGTTCGTCTTCGCCTCGGGTGGGATCGGGTAGCCGGACGGGCGCCCGGGAGCCCCCTCGTCCGAGTCGGAGTAGTCGAAGGCGACCTCCTCGAGAGCCTGGGTTCCTGCGACGGAGAAGTGGACCATCCCGTAGATCGAGGGCGGGTTTTCGGAATCGTCGCCTCCGAAGTCGGGATGAATCCCGACCCCGGTCCCGATCCATCCGATGATGCTCGAGCTGCGCGCGTCGAGGACGGCATCCTTCACGGGGACGTTCCACCAGTTGTCCGCCGGGAACAGAGGCACCTCGGGCGAGCCGCAGTGGACCGAGGCCGGGGCTCCGAGGCAGCCCATCGTCTGGCCGGCGGCCGGCGCGTTCGAAAGGGCCAGCGCCGTGGCCAGCGCGAAGGCCCTGGCGCGGATCACTGGTAATAGCCGTTGACGTCGAGGATGAAGTGGATAGTCCCGTTGGAGGCGTTTCGGACGTTGAAGGTCCCCGTGTTATCCGTCGAGAGGGTCAGGTGGCCGTTGTTCGCGCGCGTCTCGTTGACCTTGAACGGGACGATGTTCGCGATCGTGGGGACACCGTTGCCGGGGTAGACGCGCAGTTCGCCGGCCTGCTGGGGAGCGAAGACGGAGTAGTTCACCGAGAGCGCCTTCGCCGTCGCGGGAATCCCGCAGGTCGTGGGGGTCGTCGTGACGTCGAACAACCGGGTCTGGTTCGCCGAGAGGACCGGTCCGCCCAGTGCGCCGTTCGCGTTACGGGTGTCGAGGATGCGGCACGGGGTCACGGGGAACCACCTCGTCGCCGTCGGCGCGGGCGCGAAGAAATAGGCATTCGCCAGCGTCCCGGCCTGCGCGTCGGGGTTCGTGACGGTGAGGTTCGCGAGGCCAGCGGCGCGAGCGGGAGTCGTCGCGGTCAGGGTCGTCGCATTCACGAAGCCGACCCCGGTCGCCGACGTGCCGCTGAAGCGAACCGTCGCGCCGTCCACGAAGCTCGCCCCGGTGATCGTGACCGCCGTACCGCCCGCAGCCGGGCCGAAGTTCGGGTTGATCGCGGTGACGGATGGGGACACCGGACCGGTCGAGTAGGTATACCCGTTCCGGATGAAGGCCGTCTGCTGGTCGCTGTTCATGACGACCACGTCGACGAGACCGGTGTTCGTCGCCGAAGGGGTCACGGCGGTGATGGTGTTCGCGTTGACGATGCTGACGCCGGTGAGGAGCTTCGTGTTCGGGGAGCCGCCGAAGACGTTGTTCGAGGGGAGCTCGACGAAGGCGACGGTCGTCCCGGTGGCGAAGCCGCCCCCGGTGATCGTCACGCTCTGTCCGCCGGCGAGGGGACCGGACGTCGGGGAGATGCCGATGCTGTTCGGCCCGCTCGGGACGATGCCGCCGGGCACCGTCGCGAGACACGAGGCGCCGTTGATGTTCGGGAGGAGGTAGCTGGAGACCGAGGTGGGATGGAAGACGTTGTCGTTGCGCGGACTGCAGCTGACGGGGGGGGTGTGGCAGTAGCTCATCAGCGTGCCGTTGGTCGTCACGCCGTTGTACGTCGCCGACCCCGGGCAGGACCCCGCCCCGGAGAAGCAGTTCGTTCCGGTCTCGCTGCCGTAGCACGTGTCTGGCTTCGGGTTCGGGTAACAATGAGTATGCGGCGAGCCGAAGTTGTGCCCTACCTCGTGCGCCATGATGAGCATGTCCCAGAAGCCGCTGCTCGACCCCGTCATGAGCTGGTTGACGCTGTAGCCGACCCCGTTGCACAGACCGCCGACCCAGGCGATTCCAGAAGCCGAGGTCACCGGGACGTTCGACTGCTTTCCCGAGACCAGCGCGACGAGAGCACGCTTCACGACACTTCGGGGGTAGTTCGCCTCCCAGTAGTTCGTGAGCTCGTTCAGCTTCGTCCCGCTGGCCCCGCCCGTCGTATCGGCGTACGGGTCTTCCGCCTCCGTGGCGCGGATGATGCTGTAGCCCTGGAGGATCCGGACGCCCTGGTCCTTCGCGGGGCCCGCGTCGCGCTCGTAGATGATCGTCATCAGCGCGACGAGCTGGGTGAGGTGGTTGATGGTACCCGCGATGCTTCCGCCGTGTCTCAGGGCGATCCACTCGGCGTCCGTGTCGAACGCGATGACGGCCGTCTTCGTGGGCGTCGTCGCGAGCGGAGCGAGCTGGGTGGGAACGACGGCGCGGTACGCCTCGCCGAGCGTCTCGAGCGTGTCGGGCACGCTGAAGTGGGCGGTCTCCCCCTCGCCCTGGGCGCACGCGAAGGTCGGGCGGCGTTCATCCCCCTCCCCGAACCTCGCTTCGGAGCTCAGGACCCTGAGGCTCCTGCCCGCCTTCGCGTCGGGGTCGGGCTCCATCTCGACCATCCCGTCGGGACCGATGGCGAAGCCGCCGCGCACTCCGAGAACCGGGTCGACCCATGCGACGACCCGGGCCGGCTCGTCGCCGTCCGCCGTCGTCCCCTTGAAGAAGGCCAGCGGCGAGCGGGGCAGCTCGATCTCCTGGCCGTCGACGATCCGGACGATGCGGGCATCGGGGGC is part of the Holophagales bacterium genome and encodes:
- a CDS encoding IPT/TIG domain-containing protein, with amino-acid sequence MEVVRFSDEAGTGLLATSLNDSLRLEEWPVAPGVRRPVVLSRFEVYAPDARIVRIVDGQEIELPRSPLAFFKGTTADGDEPARVVAWVDPVLGVRGGFAIGPDGMVEMEPDPDAKAGRSLRVLSSEARFGEGDERRPTFACAQGEGETAHFSVPDTLETLGEAYRAVVPTQLAPLATTPTKTAVIAFDTDAEWIALRHGGSIAGTINHLTQLVALMTIIYERDAGPAKDQGVRILQGYSIIRATEAEDPYADTTGGASGTKLNELTNYWEANYPRSVVKRALVALVSGKQSNVPVTSASGIAWVGGLCNGVGYSVNQLMTGSSSGFWDMLIMAHEVGHNFGSPHTHCYPNPKPDTCYGSETGTNCFSGAGSCPGSATYNGVTTNGTLMSYCHTPPVSCSPRNDNVFHPTSVSSYLLPNINGASCLATVPGGIVPSGPNSIGISPTSGPLAGGQSVTITGGGFATGTTVAFVELPSNNVFGGSPNTKLLTGVSIVNANTITAVTPSATNTGLVDVVVMNSDQQTAFIRNGYTYSTGPVSPSVTAINPNFGPAAGGTAVTITGASFVDGATVRFSGTSATGVGFVNATTLTATTPARAAGLANLTVTNPDAQAGTLANAYFFAPAPTATRWFPVTPCRILDTRNANGALGGPVLSANQTRLFDVTTTPTTCGIPATAKALSVNYSVFAPQQAGELRVYPGNGVPTIANIVPFKVNETRANNGHLTLSTDNTGTFNVRNASNGTIHFILDVNGYYQ